The Macaca nemestrina isolate mMacNem1 chromosome 12, mMacNem.hap1, whole genome shotgun sequence genome contains a region encoding:
- the LOC105488700 gene encoding olfactory receptor 2AG2 — MHIDLEQSKATVHTIRKASTNNTFGSRQLKNHSMELRNSTLGSSFILVGILNDSGFPELLCATVTVLYMLALTSNGLLLLAITMEARLHVPLYLLLGQLSLMDLLFTSVVTPKVLADFLRRENTISFGGCALQMFLALTMGSAEDLLLAFMAYDRFVAICHPLKYMTLMSPRVCWLMVATSWILASLVALGHTMYTMHLPFCMSWEIRHLLCEIPPLLKLACGDTSRYELIIYMTGVTFLLLPISAIVASYTLILFTVLRMPSNEGRKKALVTCSSHLTVVGMFYGAATFMYVLPSSFHSPKQDNIISIFYTIVTPALNPLIYSLRNKEVMGALRRVLGKYRLLVHSTL, encoded by the coding sequence ATGCACATTGACCTAGAACAATCCAAAGCTACAGTGCACACCATCAGAAAAGCTTCCACTAATAATACATTTGGTTCTAGGCAACTAAAAAACCACAGCATGGAGCTCCGGAACTCCACCTTGGGAAGCAGCTTCATCTTGGTGGGGATTCTGAATGACAGTGGGTTTCCTGAACTGCTCTGTGCTACAGTTACAGTACTATACATGTTGGCCCTGACCAGCAATGGCCTGCTGCTCCTGGCCATCACCATGGAAGCCCGGCTCCACGTGCCCTTGTACCTCCTGCTTGGGCAGCTCTCTCTCATGGACCTCCTGTTCACATCTGTTGTCACTCCTAAGGTCCTCGCGGACTTTCTGCGCAGAGAAAACACCATCTCCTTTGGAGGCTGTGCCCTTCAGATGTTCCTGGCACTGACAATGGGTAGTGCTGAGGACCTCCTACTGGCCTTCATGGCCTATGACAGGTTTGTGGCCATTTGTCATCCTCTGAAATACATGACTCTCATGAGCCCAAGAGTCTGCTGGCTTATGGTGGCCACATCCTGGATCCTGGCATCCCTGGTAGCTCTAGGACATACCATGTACACTATGCACCTCCCTTTCTGCATGTCCTGGGAAATCCGGCATCTGCTTTGCGAGATCCCACCCTTGCTGAAGTTGGCCtgtggtgatacctccaggtatgAGCTTATAATATACATGACAGGTGTGACTTTCCTCTTGCTCCCCATTTCTGCCATTGTGGCCTCTTACACACTAATTCTATTCACTGTGCTTCGTATGCCATCAAATGAGGGGAGGAAGAAAGCTCTTGTCACCTGCTCTTCCCACCTGACTGTGGTTGGGATGTTCTATGGAGCTGCCACATTCATGTATGTCTTGCCCAGTTCTTTCCACAGCCCCAAACAAGACAACATCATCTCTATTTTCTACACAATTGTCACTCCAGCCCTGAATCCCCTCATCTACAGCCTGAGGAATAAGGAGGTCATGGGGGCCTTGAGGAGGGTCCTGGGAAAATACAGGCTGCTGGTACATTCCACGCTCTAG